TGCACGTGCGGGTGCGTCGCGAACGCACCGAGCTGCGTGCGGATCTCACCGGCATCGATGTTGTGGGCGACGACGATAGCCCGGACGGCGGCCCGTGTGTCCTTCAGCACGGAAGAGACAGCCCGTTTGATCGGACGCGCAGCGGAGTGCACCGCAATCACCACGTCGACGTCGTATTCGCTCACCGGAACGATCCTACGGGGCGTCGAGCACCGTGGCCAACCGGTGCTCGACGAGGGGCGTTGATAGGATCGACGGTGACTTCCTCCCGAGAAGACACCACGACAGGAACCGCTCTGCACGCCTCAGCCACGCTCGCTCAGCCCACCGCGCGGCTCGACGCCCTCACCGGGTTGCGGTGGTGGGCGGCCTTCATGGTCTTCTTCTACCACATCCTCGTCTTCGCCCCGATTCCCGGTCCCCTCGCTACAGTTTTCGCGCAGGGCTATTACGGGGTGACGTTCTTCTTCGTGCTGTCCGGCTTCGTGCTGACCTGGTCGGCGCGACCGGGGGTGTCGACCTCCACGTTCTACTGGCGCAGGTTCGCCCGTATCTGGCCTTCGCACATCGTGGCGTTGCTGATAGCGATTCCCGTGTTCTACACGCTGAGCGCCGTGCCGGAGGGGAGCTTCCTCAAGCCCTTCGATCCGGCCGTGCTCTCCCTCTCGGTCGTGCTGTTGCAGGGATGGTGGGTGGCACCGCTCATCCTCTTCTCCGGGAACCCCGCCGCATGGACGCTGACCTGCGAGGCCTTCTTCTACGCCCTGCATCCCTGGATCTCCCGGGTGCTCGTGCCCACGCTGCGCCGCGGCGCTCTGTTCATCGCCGGCGGAGTCGTCTTGTATGCCTTCCTCTACCGGTTTCTCGTCATCCTCTGGCCCGAATCTCCCCTCGTGCTCGTGCCGCTCCCGGTGCAACGTGTTCCCGAGTTCATCCTGGGCATGGCGCTCGCCTGGGCGATGCGCTCCGGGTGGCGACCGAAGATCCCTCCGGTCGTGGGTGTCGGTTCGCTGGCGGGCGTGATCGCCGTCTCCCTGTTCGCGCAACAGTTCCTGAGCGGGATGTCCGTCCTGCGGCACATCCCCACCTTCACGAACGAACTGTTCACCGTGGCGTGTGCTCTCGCTATCGTCGCACTGGCCACGCGCGGGCTGGAAGGAAAGCGCTCGTTTTTCGAGTCGCGACTCCAAGTCAAACTCGGCGAGTGGTCCTTCGCCTTCTACCTCGTGCACGCGACGTTCATCTACCTGGCGCTGCGGATCTTCGGCTACCAGGAAGCATCTTGGCGCAACTTGTTGTGGTTCGCGGCGTTGCTCGCCGTCGACCTCGTCGCCGCCTGGGCGCTGCACAGCTTGGTCGAGCGTCCGCTCGAGAAGCGGATGCGGCGGTGGAAGGACCGCAAGGATCAGAAGCGGAGCCGGACCGCAGCCGCGGCGTCGTCAGCTGGTGGCTTCGATCCATTCGCCGACGAGAACACGAGCACTCGCTGAACCGGAGTGCACGGCGCTGACGAACGCCGGTCCTCTCGCGGCGATGCGCTGAGCCTCTTCCGGGTGGTCGAGAATGCCAGCGATGACCTGTCCGAGCGTGTCGGGGGTAGCCTCGATGATGGGCAGGGACAGGCCGGTGCGCTCGAGTACTCGCTGCCGCACGTTCGGCAGGACATGTCCGACCACCACGCGTCCGGCGGCCATCGCCTCGCAGGCGGCGACGCCGTACGACCCCAGACGGAACTGGTCGAGCACGATGTCGGTCGATGCGTACAGACCTGGCATCTCGACCGAGGACGCCCCGGTCACTAGTCGATAGGCAGCCCTTCCCGATGCGAGCAGCGGGGCCAGTGCCGGTTCGATCAGGTGGCTGCCCTTCTGAACCGCGGAGCTCGAGGCGTGCATGAGCGTGGGTAGGCCGTCGCTGAACACAGGGCGCTCGGCGGCGAAGCGCGCCACGTCGATCACCACGGGACACCAGATCGCGTCGGGCACATCGTCCAGAAGGTCCGGAGTAGACACGAACGTCGGCAGCGGCACAGCGCGCAAGAGCGCGAGGTTCCGCTCGGCATCGGCCTGGAGCGCGGCCGTGCGCGGGTCATCGGGATAGGGCGACCAGGGTGTGCGGCGCGCGTGCGCCGCCGGGTCACGGATGTCCGTGCCGTGACAGAGGTAGGCGACGGAGAGGCCGGCCGCTTGCAGGGCCGCGATCTCCCTGGCCGGATCGCGATCGAAGCGGCGACCGAACAGCGACCGTTCGGCTTCGATCAGAA
The DNA window shown above is from Microbacterium maritypicum and carries:
- a CDS encoding glycosyltransferase family protein, with amino-acid sequence MSKVFSSATEWLMRHRSSLPGWMNRAMESVARNPDGVLGRVAARLLGGNAEVAATTVPNTALRLYIAPTNYSGQAYAWARAVEEYDPRIGARNVAVELPGSYRFPADSRVPIATTTASAQWADAEWAAAQQFTHVLIEAERSLFGRRFDRDPAREIAALQAAGLSVAYLCHGTDIRDPAAHARRTPWSPYPDDPRTAALQADAERNLALLRAVPLPTFVSTPDLLDDVPDAIWCPVVIDVARFAAERPVFSDGLPTLMHASSSAVQKGSHLIEPALAPLLASGRAAYRLVTGASSVEMPGLYASTDIVLDQFRLGSYGVAACEAMAAGRVVVGHVLPNVRQRVLERTGLSLPIIEATPDTLGQVIAGILDHPEEAQRIAARGPAFVSAVHSGSASARVLVGEWIEATS
- a CDS encoding acyltransferase family protein — protein: MTSSREDTTTGTALHASATLAQPTARLDALTGLRWWAAFMVFFYHILVFAPIPGPLATVFAQGYYGVTFFFVLSGFVLTWSARPGVSTSTFYWRRFARIWPSHIVALLIAIPVFYTLSAVPEGSFLKPFDPAVLSLSVVLLQGWWVAPLILFSGNPAAWTLTCEAFFYALHPWISRVLVPTLRRGALFIAGGVVLYAFLYRFLVILWPESPLVLVPLPVQRVPEFILGMALAWAMRSGWRPKIPPVVGVGSLAGVIAVSLFAQQFLSGMSVLRHIPTFTNELFTVACALAIVALATRGLEGKRSFFESRLQVKLGEWSFAFYLVHATFIYLALRIFGYQEASWRNLLWFAALLAVDLVAAWALHSLVERPLEKRMRRWKDRKDQKRSRTAAAASSAGGFDPFADENTSTR